A genomic segment from Bacillus cereus G9842 encodes:
- the aroA gene encoding 3-phosphoshikimate 1-carboxyvinyltransferase: MKERTIQPVNNGLNGNITIPGDKSISHRAVMFGSIAEGKTTIKGFLSGADCLSTISCFKEMGVEITQNGDEVTVVGKGLEGLQEPKAVLDVGNSGTTIRLMSGILANTPFFSCVQGDESIAKRPMKRVTNPLKQMGANIDGREEGTFTPLTIRGGDLKAIEYISPVASAQVKSAILLAGLRAEGVTAVTEPHISRDHTERMLEAFGVKVTREGKTVKLSGGQKLTATDIQVPGDVSSAAFFLVAGAIIPNSKLILQNVGMNPTRTGIIDVLEKMGATFTIEPINEGASEPAANITIETSSLKGIEIGGDIIPRLIDEIPVIALAATQAEGITVIRDAHELKVKETNRIDTVVAELTKLGARIEATDDGMIIYGKSALKGNTVNSYGDHRIGMMLAIAGCLAEGKIIIEDAEAVGVSYPTFFDELQKLAK, translated from the coding sequence GTGAAAGAAAGAACAATACAACCTGTTAATAACGGATTGAATGGCAATATTACAATCCCAGGTGATAAATCCATTTCACACCGTGCTGTTATGTTCGGTTCGATTGCAGAAGGGAAAACAACAATTAAAGGTTTCTTGTCCGGTGCAGACTGTTTAAGTACTATTTCATGTTTTAAAGAAATGGGAGTAGAAATTACGCAAAACGGTGATGAAGTTACTGTAGTTGGTAAAGGATTAGAAGGTTTACAAGAACCGAAAGCTGTATTAGATGTTGGTAATTCTGGTACAACAATTCGATTAATGTCAGGTATATTAGCTAACACACCATTTTTCTCTTGCGTACAAGGTGATGAATCTATCGCAAAAAGACCGATGAAGCGTGTAACAAACCCATTAAAACAAATGGGTGCAAACATTGACGGCAGAGAAGAAGGAACATTTACACCGCTAACAATACGTGGTGGAGATTTAAAAGCAATTGAATATATTTCTCCTGTTGCAAGTGCACAAGTAAAGTCAGCTATTTTACTTGCAGGGCTTCGCGCAGAAGGTGTAACAGCTGTTACAGAACCACATATTTCCCGCGATCATACGGAAAGAATGCTTGAAGCATTTGGTGTTAAAGTAACTCGAGAAGGAAAGACAGTGAAGCTTTCAGGTGGACAAAAATTAACAGCAACAGACATTCAAGTGCCAGGTGACGTATCATCAGCAGCATTTTTCTTAGTAGCAGGTGCAATCATCCCAAATAGTAAACTAATATTACAAAATGTAGGAATGAATCCAACTCGTACAGGTATTATTGATGTTTTAGAGAAAATGGGTGCTACATTTACTATAGAGCCGATTAACGAAGGCGCATCAGAACCAGCTGCAAACATTACGATTGAAACATCTTCATTAAAAGGAATTGAAATTGGTGGGGATATTATTCCAAGACTAATCGATGAAATTCCAGTTATCGCTTTAGCGGCAACACAAGCAGAAGGTATTACAGTTATTAGAGATGCACACGAATTAAAAGTAAAAGAAACAAATCGTATTGATACAGTCGTTGCGGAGTTAACGAAACTAGGAGCTCGCATAGAAGCAACTGATGACGGCATGATCATTTACGGAAAATCAGCTTTAAAAGGCAATACAGTAAATAGTTACGGTGATCACCGCATCGGAATGATGCTTGCGATTGCTGGCTGCCTGGCAGAAGGGAAAATAATTATTGAAGATGCAGAAGCAGTAGGTGTATCATATCCTACATTCTTTGATGAACTTCAAAAGTTAGCTAAATAA
- a CDS encoding GNAT family N-acetyltransferase: protein MNVMQLKEDKFREALRLSEYAFQYKVDEERLQQQLTKMKESHEIYGIMEGEDLAAKLHLIPFHIYIGKEKFKMGGVAGVATYPEYRRSGYVKELLQHSLQIMKKDGYTVSMLHPFAVSFYRKYGWELCANLVTCHMTKSDLVMKKQVNGTVKRFNKENHPEEVEKLYEVFAERFSGMLVREKNWWLQAVYDDLTLAIYYDENKKAAGYMLYKIENYKMTVEEFVPLRNEARNGLWNFICQHDSMIKELEMTVSENEPLLYSLQEPRVKTEIKPYFMGRIVDVEQFLKQYELSWNNVQQEVILHITDAFAPWNNVSVRLANHEITIMKEETIDKGIKLDINALSTIMFGYKRPLELNELEFISGSEEEIQAFENIVPVRKAFIYDFF from the coding sequence ATGAATGTCATGCAATTAAAAGAAGATAAGTTCAGAGAAGCATTACGTTTATCAGAATACGCTTTTCAATATAAAGTAGATGAGGAACGATTACAGCAGCAACTTACAAAGATGAAGGAAAGTCATGAAATATACGGCATTATGGAAGGGGAAGACTTAGCAGCAAAACTACATCTTATTCCGTTTCATATTTACATAGGTAAAGAAAAATTTAAAATGGGTGGCGTTGCAGGAGTAGCGACGTATCCAGAGTACAGAAGAAGTGGGTATGTAAAAGAGCTACTTCAACATTCACTTCAAATAATGAAAAAAGATGGCTATACAGTCTCTATGTTACATCCATTTGCTGTTTCATTTTACCGTAAATACGGCTGGGAACTTTGTGCGAATTTAGTCACATGTCATATGACTAAGAGCGATTTAGTGATGAAAAAACAAGTAAATGGCACTGTGAAACGTTTCAATAAAGAAAATCATCCAGAAGAAGTCGAGAAGCTCTATGAAGTATTTGCAGAACGTTTTTCAGGTATGTTAGTTCGAGAGAAGAACTGGTGGTTACAAGCAGTTTATGATGATTTAACATTAGCGATTTACTATGATGAAAATAAAAAGGCAGCAGGTTACATGTTATACAAAATAGAAAACTATAAAATGACAGTAGAAGAATTTGTACCACTACGTAATGAAGCACGAAATGGTCTGTGGAACTTTATTTGCCAGCATGATTCTATGATTAAAGAACTTGAAATGACAGTAAGTGAAAACGAACCGTTGCTATATTCATTGCAAGAGCCACGCGTGAAGACAGAAATAAAACCATATTTTATGGGAAGAATTGTAGATGTAGAGCAGTTTTTAAAACAATATGAGTTGAGCTGGAACAATGTACAGCAAGAAGTGATTCTACACATTACAGACGCATTTGCTCCGTGGAACAACGTATCAGTGAGGCTTGCGAATCATGAAATAACAATTATGAAAGAGGAAACAATAGATAAAGGAATTAAGCTGGATATTAACGCATTATCTACAATAATGTTTGGCTACAAGCGTCCGTTAGAACTTAATGAACTAGAATTCATTAGCGGAAGCGAAGAGGAAATACAAGCATTTGAGAATATAGTTCCAGTACGTAAAGCTTTTATTTATGATTTCTTTTAA
- the tyrA gene encoding prephenate dehydrogenase, whose product MRKKVVLIGTGLIGGSLALAIKKEHDVMITGYDIFKEQVERAKELHVVDEIAVDLQHACEEAHLIVFASPVEETKKLLHKLASFRLREDVIVTDVGSTKGSIMNEAEALFSKEVSFIGGHPMAGSHKTGVESAKAHLFENAFYILTPMNHVPNEQVEDLKVWLKGTGSHFLVLNTEEHDYVTGIVSHFPHLIAAGLVKQVEKHAGDNPLIHQLAAGGFKDITRIASSSPKMWSDIVKQNREHLMVLLKEWISEMEGLYKTVSTGDAGEIQNYFADAKEYRDSLPVRKSGAIPAYHDLYVDVLDKVGALAHITSILAREEISITNLQILEAREGLLGVLRISFQREEDRMKAKLALGEEEYQTYETI is encoded by the coding sequence ATGCGTAAAAAGGTAGTATTAATTGGAACAGGTTTAATAGGAGGCTCTCTCGCATTAGCAATTAAGAAAGAGCACGATGTAATGATAACAGGTTATGATATATTTAAAGAGCAAGTAGAGCGTGCAAAAGAATTACACGTAGTAGATGAAATAGCAGTTGATTTACAACATGCATGTGAAGAGGCACATTTAATTGTTTTTGCTTCTCCAGTTGAAGAAACGAAGAAGTTATTACACAAACTTGCGTCATTCCGTTTACGAGAAGATGTTATAGTGACTGATGTTGGTAGTACAAAAGGGTCTATTATGAACGAAGCGGAAGCTTTATTTTCAAAGGAAGTTTCTTTCATTGGGGGACATCCGATGGCGGGTTCTCATAAAACGGGAGTTGAAAGCGCAAAGGCGCATTTATTTGAAAATGCATTTTACATTTTAACACCGATGAATCATGTACCAAATGAACAAGTGGAAGACCTTAAAGTATGGTTAAAAGGAACAGGATCACATTTTCTTGTTTTAAATACAGAAGAACATGATTATGTAACAGGGATCGTTAGTCATTTCCCGCATCTTATCGCAGCAGGTTTAGTAAAGCAAGTTGAGAAGCATGCAGGAGATAATCCGCTCATTCATCAGCTAGCTGCTGGAGGTTTCAAAGATATTACACGTATCGCATCTAGTAGTCCGAAAATGTGGAGTGATATTGTAAAGCAAAATCGAGAGCATTTAATGGTATTATTAAAAGAGTGGATCTCTGAAATGGAAGGTTTATATAAGACAGTTTCTACTGGAGATGCAGGCGAGATTCAAAACTATTTTGCAGATGCGAAAGAATACCGTGATTCTTTACCAGTAAGAAAGAGTGGTGCAATTCCTGCTTATCACGACTTATACGTTGATGTATTAGATAAGGTGGGGGCATTGGCTCATATTACGAGTATTTTAGCGCGCGAGGAAATTAGTATTACGAACTTGCAAATATTAGAAGCGCGTGAAGGACTGCTTGGGGTATTACGTATTAGCTTCCAAAGGGAAGAAGATCGTATGAAAGCAAAGCTAGCGCTTGGAGAAGAAGAATACCAAACTTATGAAACAATTTAA